Proteins encoded by one window of Rubrobacter indicoceani:
- a CDS encoding HD domain-containing protein — translation MDQSTAHSVEEIIARVGTHPVWGYSHCLRVYELAKDLARDEGLEYNGEVLYLAALLHDIGLYRAYNLREAADHAERSASVAGRILRDADHPAPATRLVVEAIRAHQPGSRPAPSAESTLLNDAICLDYLGSIGMGRILAMVGSEEDVPDLRTAVSHAEGLRRSLPGTLNLEASRYLAEERVLETDSFIETLRHSTNNLKLL, via the coding sequence ATGGATCAGAGCACAGCGCACAGCGTAGAGGAGATAATCGCCCGAGTCGGGACGCACCCGGTATGGGGCTACTCCCACTGCCTGAGGGTCTACGAACTCGCAAAAGACCTTGCCCGCGACGAGGGCCTCGAATACAACGGAGAAGTCCTCTACCTCGCGGCCCTGCTCCACGACATCGGACTCTACAGGGCATACAACCTGCGCGAGGCCGCCGACCACGCCGAACGCTCCGCCTCCGTTGCCGGGCGCATCCTGCGCGACGCCGACCACCCCGCGCCCGCGACCCGCCTCGTCGTCGAGGCCATAAGGGCGCACCAGCCCGGCTCCCGCCCCGCCCCCTCAGCGGAATCCACCCTGCTCAACGACGCCATCTGCCTCGACTACCTCGGCTCCATCGGGATGGGCCGCATCCTTGCGATGGTCGGCAGCGAGGAAGACGTGCCGGACCTCAGAACCGCCGTATCCCACGCCGAGGGGCTCCGCCGCAGCCTGCCGGGGACGCTCAACCTCGAAGCCAGCCGCTACCTCGCCGAAGAACGCGTCCTTGAAACGGACAGCTTCATCGAGACCCTCCGCCACTCCACAAACAACCTCAAGCTGCTCTAG
- a CDS encoding tetratricopeptide repeat protein: protein MEHEELLKQGETLAEEGLLEEALTRFEQALQNAPEDPEVLEAVGRALLNLGRLEEAEACYLDALELDPGWAAPRMGLALVSIRRDEPFKTVHHLERAVEADPEYPEAYVELGRYYGMMGEPALAKATFERWTKNHPDDADVLINAGLTSFDAADYAQALVFFEEALSVADDPEQVSGARTFRANSLDMLGRYKEAVAAYGEVIRESSDWWEAHANLGICQARNEHYEEAEATFRRGLAACPGSPEIRDELAAHLLAEKRNLPEALSLAEEAVALGRDEIRHLQTLAEVRLASSDDEGAEETFKEVLALDPENPDAHLELGIICDRRGESAEAEEHFMESLKSDPSNPRALYSYASIYYASGDLETAEEILVRAVSSDSSYSPALSALASIRARRGEYAASLNYLERAVEAGERDIQHFEAAIEFIPLRQDPRFRTLLLKMNGEGS from the coding sequence GTGGAACACGAAGAATTACTCAAGCAGGGCGAGACGCTCGCCGAAGAGGGGCTTCTGGAAGAAGCTCTTACTCGTTTTGAACAGGCCCTTCAGAACGCGCCGGAAGACCCGGAGGTTCTTGAAGCCGTCGGTCGCGCCCTGCTGAACCTCGGCAGGCTCGAGGAGGCCGAAGCCTGCTACCTCGACGCCCTGGAACTCGACCCCGGCTGGGCCGCCCCGCGCATGGGCCTCGCGCTTGTCTCGATCCGCCGCGACGAACCGTTCAAGACGGTTCATCACCTCGAACGCGCCGTAGAGGCCGACCCGGAGTACCCCGAAGCCTACGTCGAGCTCGGACGCTACTACGGGATGATGGGCGAACCAGCGCTCGCGAAGGCGACCTTCGAGCGCTGGACAAAGAACCACCCCGACGATGCGGACGTGCTTATAAACGCCGGCCTGACCTCCTTTGACGCCGCGGACTACGCGCAGGCCCTGGTCTTTTTCGAGGAGGCTCTCTCGGTTGCGGACGATCCGGAGCAGGTAAGCGGCGCAAGGACTTTCCGGGCGAACTCGCTGGACATGCTCGGTCGTTACAAAGAGGCCGTAGCGGCGTACGGGGAGGTTATCCGCGAGTCATCCGACTGGTGGGAGGCCCACGCCAACCTCGGCATCTGTCAGGCCAGAAATGAGCATTACGAGGAGGCGGAGGCGACCTTCAGGCGCGGGCTTGCAGCGTGTCCGGGTTCGCCGGAGATAAGGGACGAGCTTGCGGCTCACTTGCTCGCCGAGAAACGGAACCTCCCCGAAGCGCTCTCCCTCGCCGAAGAGGCCGTCGCCCTCGGGCGCGACGAGATCCGGCACCTGCAGACCCTTGCGGAGGTCCGGCTTGCAAGCTCCGATGACGAGGGCGCGGAGGAGACCTTCAAGGAAGTGCTCGCCCTCGACCCGGAGAACCCGGACGCGCACCTGGAGCTCGGGATAATCTGCGACCGGCGCGGCGAGAGCGCGGAGGCCGAGGAACACTTCATGGAGTCCTTGAAAAGCGACCCCTCAAACCCGCGCGCTCTCTACTCCTACGCGAGCATCTACTACGCCTCGGGCGACCTCGAAACGGCGGAGGAGATCCTGGTCCGGGCCGTCTCTTCGGATTCTTCGTACTCACCCGCGCTGTCCGCGCTCGCGAGCATCCGGGCGCGCCGGGGCGAGTACGCGGCCTCGCTGAACTACCTTGAACGAGCCGTCGAGGCCGGAGAACGGGACATCCAGCACTTCGAGGCCGCAATAGAGTTCATACCGCTGCGGCAGGACCCGCGCTTTCGGACGCTGCTGCTGAAGATGAACGGGGAAGGTTCATGA
- a CDS encoding acyl-CoA thioesterase, which produces MKNPPVVKKLEIRYRDLDTLGHVNNAVYLEYFEEIRFAYWWKVAAEIGVTEFVGGDIPGAQFVLAETSVRYKAPIELTDTIFGAGRVTRIGNRSYAMEYEIRAGESYKAGAAVATGDVSLVFYDPQTGKVQPRPDWFLATVAKIEGRPEDAFLT; this is translated from the coding sequence TTGAAGAACCCGCCCGTAGTAAAGAAGCTGGAGATCCGCTACCGGGACCTCGATACGCTCGGCCACGTCAACAACGCCGTCTACCTCGAATACTTCGAGGAGATCCGCTTCGCCTACTGGTGGAAGGTTGCGGCCGAGATCGGGGTTACGGAGTTCGTCGGGGGGGATATCCCCGGCGCGCAGTTTGTTCTCGCCGAGACAAGCGTCCGCTACAAAGCCCCCATCGAGCTGACCGACACCATCTTCGGGGCCGGAAGGGTAACGCGCATCGGCAACCGCTCGTACGCGATGGAGTATGAGATCCGTGCCGGGGAATCCTATAAAGCCGGAGCCGCCGTCGCGACCGGAGATGTCAGCCTCGTCTTCTACGACCCGCAGACCGGGAAGGTCCAGCCGCGCCCCGACTGGTTTCTCGCCACCGTAGCGAAAATAGAGGGTCGCCCGGAGGATGCGTTCTTAACGTGA